The Fimbriimonas ginsengisoli Gsoil 348 genome window below encodes:
- a CDS encoding carbohydrate-binding family 9-like protein, protein MPAIEPAAKLALQRHYVAARADRPVALSGRLDDPQWGGAGWSDEFVDILGSHAPKPRFRTRMKMMWDDEHLYIGAELEEPHVWATLTEHDSVIFHDNDFEVFVDPDGDCQLYGELEINALNTTWDLLLVKPYRAGGPAINGWEIKGLRTAVHVDGTLNDPTDTDRGWSVEIAIPWASLSEIAHRNLPPKAGDFLRINFSRVQWEHEIVDGKYRKVPGRPEDNWVWSPQGVVDMHRPERWGWVHFSSSASEPPREPATLFEVYEAQRLFRGHHGHWSSREEELGLAPIPGLRIETTASFLELSLGDWRLDHDSRLWRVS, encoded by the coding sequence ATGCCCGCGATAGAACCGGCAGCCAAGCTTGCCCTGCAGCGGCACTACGTAGCCGCTCGGGCGGATCGCCCGGTTGCCCTGTCCGGCCGATTGGACGATCCTCAATGGGGTGGCGCGGGTTGGTCGGATGAGTTCGTCGACATCCTTGGTTCGCACGCTCCGAAGCCCCGTTTTAGGACCCGCATGAAAATGATGTGGGACGACGAGCACCTCTACATCGGAGCCGAATTAGAGGAGCCGCACGTTTGGGCCACCCTAACCGAACACGATTCGGTGATCTTTCACGATAACGATTTCGAGGTTTTCGTGGACCCTGACGGAGATTGCCAACTGTACGGCGAGCTGGAGATCAACGCGCTTAATACGACCTGGGACCTGCTGCTCGTGAAGCCGTACCGGGCCGGGGGGCCCGCCATCAATGGCTGGGAGATCAAGGGGCTGCGCACGGCGGTGCACGTGGACGGCACGTTGAATGATCCAACGGATACCGACCGCGGCTGGAGCGTCGAAATCGCCATCCCGTGGGCCAGCCTTTCCGAGATCGCCCACCGAAACCTACCGCCAAAAGCAGGGGACTTTCTGCGGATCAACTTCTCCCGGGTGCAGTGGGAGCACGAGATCGTCGACGGCAAGTACCGCAAAGTGCCGGGGCGGCCGGAAGATAATTGGGTCTGGTCACCGCAGGGGGTGGTCGACATGCACCGGCCGGAGCGGTGGGGGTGGGTTCACTTTTCCTCGTCGGCATCGGAGCCCCCACGCGAGCCGGCGACGCTGTTCGAAGTTTACGAGGCGCAACGTCTGTTTCGCGGCCACCACGGGCACTGGTCTTCGCGTGAAGAGGAGCTTGGGCTTGCCCCCATTCCCGGTTTGCGGATCGAGACCACCGCTTCGTTTTTAGAATTGTCCCTTGGGGATTGGCGGCTCGACCACGACTCCCGGCTATGGCGGGTTTCGTAG
- a CDS encoding amidohydrolase family protein, whose amino-acid sequence MRLQRSVGLLAFALVAPAAFGQSSIPSENRVQAIVGARIEIGDGRVIEKGNLVIRDGLIVAVGPDASVPPGAEVLDGKGLTLFPGLINSFTNSGVKPPAADPNQDASPPTSDYAPAFMREANRKGVRPELQARQYLTLTDDVARPYRNVGFTTLMIAPGGGYLNGIGTLANLSGRPARDAVVSPRTMLAMTFGGGFGFGGGYPASLLGRISHVRQAFVDAQGYRATTQAFQAGGAQRPPSDMTLEALLPALDRSLPTGIEADTTSQIDRALNFAAELHLRPILVGGLQAYRRIDQIKASGAPVLLSLNFGPEPVAPKPPDPKTPPKTADDPGDAPVPELPERIAERSRLYQETVKNADALRQAGIPFALTDRGCKDPKEFIGFLRAAVKNGLPRDVALRALTLDAAKIFGVERQLGTLEVGKTANVVAMTADFLDEKTKVKMLYIDGHKIDPEAKPVGTTPRNRFGGEVGR is encoded by the coding sequence ATGAGACTTCAACGTAGTGTCGGACTTCTAGCCTTTGCCCTCGTCGCGCCCGCGGCGTTTGGCCAGAGCTCTATCCCCTCCGAAAACCGCGTGCAGGCGATCGTGGGCGCTCGGATCGAGATCGGAGACGGGCGAGTGATCGAGAAGGGAAACCTGGTCATCAGAGACGGCCTGATCGTCGCCGTAGGGCCGGACGCAAGCGTGCCGCCGGGCGCCGAGGTGCTCGACGGAAAGGGCCTAACGCTCTTCCCCGGACTCATCAATTCCTTCACGAATAGCGGGGTCAAGCCTCCAGCGGCGGATCCTAACCAGGACGCGTCACCCCCCACCAGCGACTACGCGCCCGCATTCATGCGGGAGGCGAATCGAAAGGGAGTCCGTCCCGAGCTGCAGGCCCGCCAATACTTGACCCTTACCGACGACGTTGCCCGGCCCTACCGAAACGTTGGGTTCACCACGCTGATGATCGCGCCCGGCGGTGGCTATCTGAACGGTATCGGAACTCTCGCCAATCTCTCCGGCCGCCCCGCCCGCGACGCCGTCGTCTCGCCTCGGACGATGCTCGCCATGACCTTCGGTGGAGGGTTCGGGTTCGGCGGCGGCTACCCGGCCAGCCTGCTGGGAAGGATCTCCCACGTTCGACAGGCGTTCGTCGACGCTCAGGGGTATCGCGCGACGACGCAAGCTTTCCAGGCCGGCGGCGCTCAACGGCCGCCGTCCGATATGACTCTGGAGGCGCTTCTTCCCGCCCTCGATCGAAGCTTGCCGACCGGCATCGAGGCCGATACCACCTCTCAGATCGACCGAGCGCTTAATTTCGCCGCCGAACTCCACCTCCGCCCGATCCTCGTCGGCGGCTTACAGGCATACCGGAGGATCGACCAGATCAAGGCAAGCGGAGCGCCGGTTCTGCTGAGCCTCAACTTTGGCCCCGAGCCGGTCGCCCCCAAGCCGCCCGACCCAAAAACACCCCCGAAGACGGCGGACGATCCCGGCGACGCACCCGTACCTGAGCTCCCCGAGCGGATCGCCGAGCGGTCCCGGCTCTATCAGGAGACGGTGAAGAATGCCGACGCCCTCCGCCAAGCCGGTATCCCGTTCGCGCTCACCGACCGCGGGTGCAAAGATCCCAAAGAGTTCATCGGGTTCCTTCGGGCCGCGGTTAAGAACGGCCTGCCGCGCGACGTCGCGCTCCGCGCGCTCACTCTGGACGCCGCCAAGATCTTCGGGGTCGAGCGCCAGCTCGGCACCCTGGAGGTAGGCAAGACCGCCAACGTCGTCGCCATGACCGCCGATTTCCTGGACGAAAAGACAAAAGTGAAGATGCTTTACATCGACGGCCACAAGATCGATCCGGAAGCGAAGCCGGTCGGAACGACCCCGCGCAACCGCTTCGGTGGGGAGGTGGGGCGATGA
- a CDS encoding aminopeptidase P N-terminal domain-containing protein: MRRVAALIGFLIPLLAQAQQAPTYPVFENDKLPISLYKQRREAIESQLGASGAAILFTNPERNRTNDTDFRFRADSNFLYLTGFEEPDAVLVLAPGGIDIDGRRVREVLLVNESNPTSETWLGYRMGSQGVMSLLGVELALPNRRLGDVLEALGKTPGLKLARPLVPPDPSGLVATMSNSVNEWRKGLASNDLNVNSALAKMRVIKSPEEIVLLRKAAEASVMGHLEAMRSVQPGMREYEIQALVEYVFARNGCESVAYNSIVGSGPNSTILHYEADRRLMEKGDIVCMDVAGEYHGYAADVTRSFPVSGKFSPEQKAIYEIVLAAQDAGIAACKAGAPFSSAHVAAAKILGDGLLKLGVITDRNQLGRYFMHGTSHYVGLDVHDAHGDNTLREGAELTVEPGIYIKAGSPCDKKWWNIGVRIEDDILVTANGPVNLSAGAPRKVRDIEALMRQRGIGNIRLRK; this comes from the coding sequence ATGCGTCGCGTGGCTGCCCTCATTGGCTTTCTTATTCCGCTCCTTGCTCAAGCTCAGCAAGCGCCGACCTACCCGGTTTTCGAAAACGACAAGCTCCCGATCTCGCTTTACAAGCAGCGGCGCGAAGCGATCGAGTCGCAGCTCGGAGCGAGCGGGGCGGCGATCCTCTTCACGAATCCGGAGCGGAATCGCACCAACGACACCGACTTTCGGTTTCGAGCTGACTCTAATTTCCTCTATCTGACGGGGTTCGAGGAGCCGGACGCGGTTCTGGTTCTTGCGCCGGGCGGCATCGATATCGATGGCCGTCGCGTGAGGGAAGTGCTACTCGTCAACGAAAGCAATCCGACTTCGGAGACTTGGCTGGGATACCGCATGGGATCGCAGGGGGTCATGAGCCTCCTCGGGGTCGAGCTTGCGCTCCCGAATCGCCGCTTGGGCGACGTGCTGGAGGCGCTGGGGAAAACGCCGGGGCTGAAACTGGCCCGGCCCCTCGTTCCGCCCGATCCGTCCGGTTTGGTCGCGACGATGTCGAACAGCGTGAACGAGTGGCGCAAGGGGCTCGCAAGTAACGACCTGAACGTTAATTCCGCGCTCGCGAAGATGCGGGTCATCAAATCTCCCGAGGAAATCGTGCTGCTCCGCAAGGCGGCGGAGGCGTCGGTAATGGGGCACTTGGAGGCGATGCGAAGCGTGCAGCCGGGGATGCGCGAATACGAGATTCAGGCGTTGGTGGAGTATGTGTTCGCTCGAAACGGGTGCGAATCGGTGGCTTACAATTCGATCGTCGGCTCAGGTCCGAACTCGACGATCCTTCACTACGAAGCCGATCGGCGCCTTATGGAGAAGGGGGATATCGTTTGTATGGACGTCGCGGGCGAGTACCATGGATATGCCGCGGATGTGACAAGAAGTTTCCCGGTCAGTGGGAAATTTTCTCCCGAACAGAAGGCGATTTACGAAATCGTTCTCGCCGCTCAAGACGCGGGAATCGCAGCCTGCAAAGCGGGGGCTCCGTTCAGTTCCGCCCACGTGGCCGCCGCTAAGATTTTGGGTGACGGGCTCCTCAAGTTGGGAGTCATTACCGACCGGAACCAGCTTGGACGGTACTTCATGCATGGCACGAGCCACTATGTGGGCCTGGACGTCCACGATGCGCACGGCGACAATACGTTGCGCGAAGGAGCCGAGCTGACCGTCGAGCCGGGAATCTACATCAAAGCCGGCAGCCCGTGCGACAAGAAGTGGTGGAATATCGGCGTGCGCATCGAAGACGACATCCTGGTAACCGCCAACGGCCCCGTCAACCTCTCCGCGGGCGCTCCCAGGAAGGTTCGGGATATCGAAGCGCTGATGCGGCAGCGGGGAATCGGGAACATCCGGCTGCGCAAGTAG
- a CDS encoding amidohydrolase family protein, which produces MIRTSLIAALASLATIGFAQTYPSEFEAQRKPTFTTGGNVLIRNGRVLTITRGFLDGADVLIQNGHIVAVGKNLSAPAGIKVVDATGKFVTPGLVDAHSHRGADDINESDSISAEVRMADVLNADQPSLYFALASGITTGMLLHGSANPIGGQSIVIKHKWRHPTADLPFPGAPRMIKFALGENVKESGGQDTDPRFPATRMGVEAVYRRAFADAKDYIARWDNYRQHRSDPRIAPPRRDLRLEALAEILQGKIRVQCHSYRQDEMLMMVRLSQEYHFNLTMQHALEGYKIAPELAAAHVPVSIFGDGFAYKLEVIDSAPVASTILDKAGVLVSINTDTEGGNVPLTQDAAKAIRYGTSPERALRMITINPAIQLGVDGKVGSIEVGKDGDMAIWDGHPMSNYTKCVMTFIEGEPYFERRDAFGVNHRSLSTQTLEFKPFSVDTPLPPAGKSYLISGATVHPISGPVQLNSTVLIENGKIAAVGAKVEVTAGTVRVDGRGLHVYPGMIDAGSQLGLIEIGQVPSATDERENGDYAPDLRGANAVNPESIHFPKVRYNGITSAVVYPSAGIVSGQSGLVSTLGTTVEGMRIEGSVGLDVNVPAGLPARFRSFFPPDEIEKRESGIKERRQQLKSYFEAAKRYDEAKSANEPIATDVKLEALRPFVQGKRPVMFHAGTEDTIRWAVATAKALKLKAVIVGGEEAWKLSKTLRDSDIPVIAVPPAGECPESDEPSNEFDPYDTPMAFASVLADTGVRFAFASQGWETAMNLPYRVGRMCAFGLSHDAAMRALTLDAAKILGVDDRYGSLQPGKVANVIVTDGDPLEVTTHLRYLFIDGKPVALESHYTDLYRKYMSRVR; this is translated from the coding sequence ATGATCCGGACCTCGCTTATCGCCGCCCTCGCGTCCCTGGCGACGATCGGCTTTGCCCAAACCTATCCGAGCGAGTTCGAGGCCCAGCGAAAGCCGACCTTCACCACTGGCGGAAACGTCCTCATCAGGAATGGCCGCGTGCTCACCATCACGCGTGGGTTCCTCGATGGCGCCGATGTCCTCATCCAAAACGGCCACATCGTCGCCGTCGGTAAGAACCTCAGCGCGCCCGCCGGAATAAAGGTCGTCGACGCGACCGGCAAGTTCGTCACCCCCGGATTGGTCGACGCGCACTCCCACCGAGGCGCGGACGACATCAACGAATCCGACTCCATTTCCGCCGAAGTCCGGATGGCCGACGTGCTGAACGCGGACCAGCCGAGCCTTTACTTCGCGCTTGCCAGCGGCATCACCACTGGAATGCTTCTCCACGGCAGCGCCAACCCGATCGGCGGCCAAAGCATCGTCATCAAACACAAATGGCGGCATCCGACCGCCGACCTCCCGTTCCCCGGCGCGCCCCGAATGATCAAGTTCGCGCTCGGCGAGAACGTCAAGGAGTCCGGCGGGCAAGACACCGACCCGCGCTTCCCGGCAACTCGAATGGGTGTCGAAGCGGTTTACCGCCGCGCCTTCGCGGATGCCAAGGATTACATCGCCCGATGGGACAACTATCGGCAACACCGCAGCGACCCGCGCATCGCCCCTCCTCGCCGCGACTTGCGGCTGGAGGCCCTTGCCGAGATCCTTCAGGGGAAGATCCGCGTCCAGTGCCACTCGTACCGGCAGGACGAGATGCTGATGATGGTTCGGCTCAGCCAGGAATACCACTTCAACCTCACGATGCAGCACGCCCTGGAGGGTTACAAGATCGCTCCCGAGCTTGCCGCCGCCCACGTTCCGGTCTCGATCTTCGGCGACGGCTTCGCCTATAAGCTGGAGGTCATCGACTCCGCGCCGGTCGCGTCGACCATCCTCGACAAGGCCGGGGTCCTCGTCTCGATCAACACCGATACGGAAGGCGGAAACGTCCCGCTCACCCAAGACGCCGCCAAGGCGATTCGCTACGGAACTTCTCCCGAGCGGGCTCTGCGGATGATCACCATCAATCCCGCGATTCAGCTCGGAGTCGACGGGAAGGTCGGCTCGATCGAGGTCGGCAAGGATGGCGACATGGCCATCTGGGACGGCCATCCGATGAGCAACTACACGAAGTGCGTAATGACCTTCATCGAAGGCGAGCCGTACTTCGAGCGGCGTGACGCGTTCGGCGTCAACCACCGCTCCCTCTCCACGCAAACTCTCGAGTTCAAGCCGTTTTCCGTCGATACCCCGCTCCCGCCAGCCGGCAAGAGCTATCTGATCTCGGGCGCGACCGTGCACCCGATCTCGGGACCGGTCCAGCTCAACTCGACCGTCCTGATCGAGAACGGCAAGATCGCCGCCGTTGGCGCGAAGGTCGAAGTCACTGCCGGAACGGTGCGCGTCGACGGGCGCGGCCTGCATGTGTATCCCGGAATGATCGACGCAGGCTCGCAGCTCGGACTGATCGAGATCGGCCAGGTCCCGTCGGCGACCGACGAGCGGGAGAATGGCGACTACGCCCCCGACCTACGAGGGGCAAACGCCGTGAATCCGGAAAGCATTCACTTCCCCAAGGTCCGATACAACGGAATCACGTCCGCTGTGGTGTATCCGTCGGCGGGGATCGTCTCCGGCCAATCCGGACTCGTCAGCACCCTCGGAACGACCGTCGAGGGGATGCGGATCGAAGGCTCCGTCGGGCTCGACGTGAACGTTCCCGCCGGCTTGCCCGCCCGCTTCCGCTCCTTCTTCCCACCCGACGAAATCGAGAAGCGAGAGTCCGGAATCAAGGAGCGCCGCCAGCAGCTCAAGAGCTATTTCGAAGCCGCCAAGCGGTACGACGAAGCGAAATCGGCAAACGAGCCGATTGCAACCGACGTGAAGCTGGAGGCGCTTCGCCCGTTCGTCCAAGGGAAGCGGCCGGTGATGTTCCACGCCGGAACCGAAGACACGATCCGCTGGGCCGTGGCCACCGCGAAAGCGCTCAAGCTGAAGGCGGTGATCGTGGGCGGAGAAGAGGCTTGGAAGCTCTCGAAGACGCTGCGCGATAGCGATATTCCGGTAATCGCGGTCCCGCCCGCGGGCGAGTGCCCCGAGTCGGATGAGCCGTCGAATGAATTCGATCCGTACGACACGCCGATGGCTTTCGCGTCCGTCCTCGCCGATACGGGCGTGCGGTTCGCCTTCGCCTCCCAAGGCTGGGAGACCGCCATGAACCTCCCGTACCGGGTCGGCCGAATGTGCGCGTTCGGACTCTCCCACGACGCCGCGATGCGCGCCCTCACTCTCGACGCCGCCAAGATCCTCGGGGTGGACGATCGATACGGCTCGCTGCAGCCCGGCAAAGTGGCGAACGTCATCGTCACCGACGGCGACCCCCTGGAGGTGACCACCCACCTTCGCTACCTATTCATCGACGGCAAGCCGGTCGCGCTGGAGAGCCACTACACCGACCTGTATCGGAAGTACATGTCCCGAGTCCGCTAG
- the folE2 gene encoding GTP cyclohydrolase FolE2, with protein sequence MSETIRPLVDVQNTKDVRNIPIDKVGVRKVKYPVFIRERDNGLQQTVGEFSLMVGLPRHFKGTHMSRFLEVLAEHNHDVSAETIPDILEGLRDRLNAVTAHLEVRFIYFREKAAPVTGKVGMMGYECAFLASGGEVNDSVLEVIVPVTTLCPCSKEISSFGAHNQRGYVTARIRTSGLVWIEEIVDLVEAAGSAPLYPVLKRPDEKFVTEQAYENPRFVEDMVREVSVAFDAHPLITSYEIEVENHESIHDHNAYAYVKRDRVTP encoded by the coding sequence ATGAGTGAAACGATCCGACCCTTGGTCGATGTACAGAACACGAAGGATGTCCGGAATATCCCGATCGACAAGGTCGGGGTTCGCAAAGTGAAATATCCGGTGTTCATTCGCGAGCGCGATAACGGGCTCCAGCAAACGGTCGGGGAGTTCAGCCTGATGGTTGGTTTGCCTCGCCACTTCAAAGGAACGCACATGAGCCGGTTCCTGGAAGTTCTGGCCGAGCATAACCACGACGTGTCGGCGGAGACGATTCCGGACATCCTCGAAGGGCTTCGGGACCGGTTGAACGCGGTGACCGCGCATCTGGAGGTGCGGTTTATCTACTTCCGCGAGAAGGCGGCTCCGGTTACCGGCAAGGTCGGAATGATGGGTTACGAGTGCGCTTTCCTCGCCTCGGGCGGCGAAGTAAACGATTCGGTTTTGGAAGTGATCGTGCCGGTCACGACCCTGTGCCCGTGCAGCAAGGAGATCTCTTCGTTCGGCGCCCATAACCAACGCGGTTACGTAACGGCCCGGATACGGACGAGTGGGCTGGTGTGGATCGAAGAGATCGTCGACCTTGTGGAGGCCGCCGGGTCGGCTCCGCTCTATCCGGTGCTCAAGCGTCCGGACGAAAAGTTCGTGACGGAGCAGGCGTATGAGAATCCCCGCTTCGTGGAGGACATGGTCCGTGAAGTTTCCGTAGCGTTCGACGCCCACCCGCTGATCACGAGCTATGAGATCGAGGTCGAGAACCACGAGTCGATCCACGATCACAACGCCTACGCATACGTCAAGCGAGACCGTGTGACGCCGTAG